In a single window of the Streptomyces sp. HUAS ZL42 genome:
- a CDS encoding YbjQ family protein has protein sequence MGIDDYGGGQGPKPDVLVVTTNDVPGYRVQEVLGEVFGLTVRSRHLGSQIGAGLKSMIGGELKGLTKTLVQTRNQAMERLVEQARARGANAVLMFRFDVTEAADVGTEVCAYGTAVVVARE, from the coding sequence ATGGGCATTGACGACTACGGCGGCGGCCAGGGCCCTAAGCCCGATGTGCTCGTCGTCACCACGAACGACGTACCCGGTTACCGCGTCCAGGAAGTTCTCGGCGAGGTCTTCGGACTGACCGTGCGGTCCAGGCACCTGGGCAGCCAGATCGGCGCCGGCCTGAAGTCGATGATCGGCGGTGAGCTCAAGGGGCTCACCAAGACCCTGGTGCAGACCCGCAACCAGGCCATGGAGCGGCTCGTCGAGCAGGCACGCGCGCGTGGCGCGAACGCCGTGCTGATGTTCCGCTTCGACGTCACGGAGGCGGCGGACGTGGGCACGGAGGTGTGCGCGTACGGGACGGCGGTGGTCGTGGCCCGGGAGTGA
- a CDS encoding inorganic diphosphatase, with product MEFDVTIEIPKGSRNKYEVDHETGRIRLDRRLFTSTAYPTDYGFVENTLGEDGDPLDALVILDEPTFPGCLIKCRAIGMFRMTDEAGGDDKLLCVPATDPRVEHLRDIHHVSEFDRLEIQHFFEVYKDLEPGKSVEGADWVGRTEAEAEIERSYKRFKDQGGH from the coding sequence GTGGAGTTCGACGTCACGATCGAGATCCCGAAGGGTTCGCGGAACAAGTACGAGGTGGACCACGAGACCGGTCGGATCCGCCTGGACCGTCGACTCTTCACCTCGACCGCCTACCCGACCGACTACGGCTTCGTCGAGAACACCCTCGGCGAGGACGGCGACCCGCTGGACGCGCTGGTCATCCTCGACGAGCCGACGTTCCCCGGCTGCCTGATCAAGTGCCGCGCCATCGGCATGTTCCGGATGACGGACGAGGCCGGCGGCGACGACAAGCTGCTGTGCGTGCCGGCGACGGACCCGCGTGTGGAGCACCTGCGTGACATCCACCACGTGTCCGAGTTCGACCGCCTGGAGATCCAGCACTTCTTCGAGGTGTACAAGGACCTGGAGCCCGGCAAGTCCGTCGAGGGTGCCGACTGGGTGGGCCGCACCGAGGCCGAGGCCGAGATCGAGCGGTCGTACAAGCGCTTCAAGGACCAGGGCGGCCACTGA
- a CDS encoding ABC transporter permease: MSTYALTDSWTMTRRELAHWARQPVQVLVGLVFPVMLLLMFGYLVGGGRGVTGDYLDYLVPGMLALTMAFGLEGTMLAVTRDLEKGVIDRFRSMPMADGAVLVGRATADMLQSALGLAVLVGVGYALGWRAHGGFAGFLAAMGLLLLFRFAMLWIGIELALVAGKPELVQAVQILVWPVGFLSNAFATPDSMPDWLGTVVQWNPMSRTATAVRDLLGGPGGEPGHVWAAVVWPLALLALFFPLAVRRFARLSD; encoded by the coding sequence ATGAGTACGTACGCACTCACCGACTCCTGGACCATGACCCGCCGTGAACTCGCCCACTGGGCCCGGCAGCCGGTCCAGGTGCTCGTCGGACTGGTCTTCCCCGTCATGCTGCTGCTGATGTTCGGCTATCTGGTCGGCGGCGGCCGCGGGGTGACCGGCGACTACCTCGACTACCTCGTGCCCGGCATGCTCGCGCTCACCATGGCCTTCGGCCTGGAGGGCACGATGCTCGCGGTCACCCGGGACCTCGAGAAGGGCGTGATCGACCGGTTCCGCTCCATGCCCATGGCCGACGGGGCCGTACTCGTGGGCCGCGCGACCGCCGACATGCTGCAGTCGGCGCTGGGGCTGGCCGTGCTGGTCGGCGTCGGGTATGCGCTGGGCTGGCGGGCGCACGGCGGTTTCGCCGGCTTCCTCGCAGCCATGGGCCTCCTGCTGTTGTTCCGCTTCGCGATGCTGTGGATCGGCATCGAACTGGCGCTGGTGGCGGGCAAACCGGAGCTGGTGCAGGCAGTCCAGATCCTCGTCTGGCCGGTCGGCTTCCTCTCCAACGCGTTCGCCACGCCCGACTCCATGCCGGACTGGCTGGGCACGGTGGTCCAGTGGAACCCCATGTCCCGGACCGCGACCGCCGTACGGGACCTGCTCGGCGGCCCGGGCGGGGAGCCGGGGCATGTGTGGGCGGCCGTCGTCTGGCCGCTGGCGCTGCTCGCGCTGTTCTTCCCGCTGGCGGTACGGCGGTTCGCCCGGCTGAGTGACTAA
- a CDS encoding DedA family protein: MTNIALGPEWITPDYLISTFGLIGILVIVFAESGLFAFLPGDSLLFTAGLLVADGKWIHQPLWLVCTLIVVAAVLGDQVGFLIGKFFGPKLFNRPNSKIFKQENLEKAHEFVEKYGPKAIVLARFVPIVRTFAPIIAGAGRMKYRTFIMYNVVGGILWGTGVTVAGYFLGQIGLIRNNIEAILVLIVLISVIPVIIEVLKARKEQRGTTGPEAPAQQPPAMDDATTQLRRIPPTDQDQQHYGQGQNNGQYDQQYYGRQHPQNQGYAQQPYGAQQGGYQQGQQQYPYNEGY, encoded by the coding sequence GTGACCAACATCGCCCTCGGCCCCGAGTGGATCACCCCGGACTATCTGATCTCGACCTTCGGCCTGATCGGCATCCTGGTCATCGTCTTCGCCGAGTCGGGCCTGTTCGCGTTCCTGCCCGGCGACTCCCTGCTGTTCACGGCGGGCCTGCTGGTCGCCGACGGCAAGTGGATCCACCAGCCGCTGTGGCTCGTGTGCACCCTCATCGTGGTCGCCGCGGTGCTCGGTGACCAAGTGGGCTTCCTGATCGGCAAGTTCTTCGGACCGAAGCTCTTCAACCGCCCCAACTCCAAGATCTTCAAGCAGGAGAACCTGGAGAAGGCCCACGAGTTCGTCGAGAAGTACGGCCCGAAGGCCATCGTCCTCGCCCGCTTCGTGCCGATCGTGCGCACCTTCGCCCCGATCATCGCCGGCGCCGGCCGTATGAAGTACCGCACGTTCATCATGTACAACGTGGTCGGCGGCATCCTGTGGGGCACCGGCGTCACCGTCGCGGGCTACTTCCTCGGCCAGATCGGCCTCATCAGGAACAACATCGAGGCCATCCTCGTGCTCATCGTCCTCATCTCGGTCATCCCGGTGATCATCGAGGTCCTGAAGGCCCGCAAGGAACAGCGCGGCACCACTGGCCCCGAGGCCCCGGCCCAGCAGCCCCCGGCGATGGACGACGCGACGACCCAGCTCCGCCGCATCCCGCCGACCGACCAGGACCAGCAGCACTACGGTCAGGGCCAGAACAACGGCCAATACGACCAGCAGTACTACGGCCGGCAGCACCCCCAGAACCAGGGCTACGCGCAACAGCCGTACGGCGCACAGCAGGGCGGCTACCAGCAGGGGCAGCAGCAGTACCCGTACAACGAGGGGTATTAG
- a CDS encoding DinB family protein, whose product MVTHVRAEAQGDERGALLSFLAEQRGGIRRAVLGLTEEQASSRPSASELSLAGLVKHVAETEQGWVARARGEAPAVKRDPSNWHECFVLLDGETVEAQLSYWEKVAAETEAFVRSVPSLDVTFALPNDPWFPPDERVSVRWLVLHLIRETARHAGHADIIRESVDGKTAFELVAEEQGTSWG is encoded by the coding sequence ATGGTCACTCACGTGCGAGCCGAGGCACAGGGCGACGAGCGCGGAGCGCTGCTCTCCTTCCTCGCGGAACAGCGCGGCGGCATCCGGCGGGCCGTGCTCGGCCTGACGGAGGAACAGGCCTCCTCCCGCCCCAGCGCCAGCGAGCTGTCCCTGGCCGGGCTGGTCAAGCACGTGGCGGAGACCGAGCAGGGCTGGGTGGCCCGGGCCAGGGGCGAGGCGCCCGCGGTCAAGCGCGATCCGTCGAACTGGCACGAGTGCTTCGTCCTCCTCGACGGCGAGACCGTCGAGGCGCAGCTCTCCTACTGGGAGAAGGTCGCCGCCGAGACGGAGGCGTTCGTTCGCTCGGTGCCGAGCCTCGACGTCACCTTCGCGCTGCCGAACGACCCCTGGTTTCCGCCGGACGAGCGTGTCTCGGTGCGCTGGCTGGTGCTGCACCTGATCCGCGAGACGGCCCGGCACGCGGGCCACGCCGACATCATCCGGGAGTCCGTGGACGGGAAGACGGCGTTCGAGCTGGTGGCAGAGGAGCAGGGCACCTCCTGGGGGTGA
- a CDS encoding glutamate decarboxylase → MALHKGPEKPDERPLSLNPFYGEANPVGGMTEAPPKHRLPDAPLPPSTAYQVVHDELMLDGNSRLNLATFVTTWMEPLAGVLMAECRDKNMIDKDEYPRTAELERRCVAMLANLWNAPDPSAAVGCSTTGSSEACMLAGMALKRRWARRNADRYPARDVRPNLVMGVNVQVCWEKFCNFWEVEARLVPMEGERFHLDPQAAAEMCDENTIGVVGVLGSTFDGSYEPIAQLCAALDALQERTGLDVPVHVDGASGAMVAPFLDEDLVWDFRLPRVASINTSGHKYGLVYPGVGWALWRDKAALPDELVFRVNYLGGDMPTFALNFSRPGAQVAAQYYTFLRLGRDGYRAVQQSTRDVARSVAERVAALGDFRLLTRGDELPVFAFTTAPDVTAYDVFDVSRRLRESGWLVPAYTFPPNREDLSVLRVVCRNGFSTDLADLFVEDLTRLLPELRRQSEPLTRDKGAATGFHH, encoded by the coding sequence ATGGCACTCCACAAAGGCCCCGAGAAGCCCGACGAGCGGCCCCTGTCCCTGAACCCCTTCTACGGGGAGGCGAACCCCGTGGGCGGCATGACCGAGGCACCGCCCAAGCACCGGCTGCCGGACGCCCCGCTTCCGCCCTCGACGGCGTATCAGGTCGTGCACGACGAGCTGATGCTGGACGGCAACTCCCGGCTGAACCTGGCGACGTTCGTCACCACCTGGATGGAGCCGCTGGCCGGGGTCCTGATGGCGGAGTGCCGGGACAAGAACATGATCGACAAGGACGAGTACCCGCGCACCGCGGAGCTGGAGCGGCGCTGCGTGGCGATGCTCGCCAACCTGTGGAACGCGCCCGATCCGTCGGCGGCCGTGGGCTGTTCGACGACCGGCTCGAGCGAGGCGTGCATGCTCGCCGGCATGGCGCTGAAGCGGCGCTGGGCGCGGCGCAACGCCGACCGGTACCCCGCGCGGGACGTGCGCCCGAATCTCGTCATGGGGGTCAACGTCCAGGTCTGCTGGGAGAAGTTCTGCAACTTCTGGGAGGTGGAGGCCCGCCTGGTGCCCATGGAGGGCGAGCGGTTCCACCTCGATCCGCAGGCCGCGGCCGAGATGTGCGACGAGAACACCATCGGGGTCGTGGGTGTCCTGGGCTCCACCTTCGACGGGTCGTACGAGCCGATCGCACAGTTGTGCGCCGCCCTCGACGCGCTCCAGGAGCGGACCGGCCTCGACGTCCCGGTGCACGTGGACGGCGCGTCGGGCGCCATGGTCGCGCCGTTCCTCGACGAGGACCTGGTGTGGGACTTCCGCCTGCCGAGGGTCGCCTCCATCAACACCTCGGGGCACAAGTACGGGCTGGTCTATCCCGGCGTCGGATGGGCGCTGTGGCGGGACAAGGCGGCGCTGCCGGACGAACTCGTCTTCCGCGTCAACTATCTGGGCGGCGACATGCCGACGTTCGCCCTCAACTTCTCCCGGCCGGGTGCCCAGGTGGCCGCGCAGTACTACACGTTCCTGCGGCTGGGGCGCGACGGCTACCGGGCCGTGCAGCAGTCCACGCGGGACGTGGCGCGAAGCGTCGCCGAGCGCGTGGCGGCACTCGGCGACTTCCGGCTGCTCACCCGGGGCGACGAGTTGCCGGTCTTCGCCTTCACCACGGCACCCGATGTGACGGCGTACGACGTCTTCGACGTCTCCCGGCGGCTGCGCGAGAGCGGCTGGCTGGTGCCCGCCTACACGTTCCCCCCGAACCGCGAGGACCTGTCCGTCCTGCGGGTCGTGTGCCGCAACGGCTTCTCGACCGACCTCGCCGACCTGTTCGTGGAGGACCTGACCCGCCTGCTGCCGGAGCTGCGCCGGCAGTCGGAGCCGCTGACGCGGGACAAGGGGGCGGCGACGGGCTTCCACCACTGA
- a CDS encoding PadR family transcriptional regulator, whose protein sequence is MSAIRLLVLGAVRQHGRAHGYQVRNDLEYWGAHEWSNAKPGSIYHALKQLAKQGLLHAHEIAPSTAGGPPRTEYEITDTGTEEYLRLVREALTSYDQKMDVKSAAIGFMVDLPRGEAVALLKERIRRIEEWRSAVTEHYVPEDGPEQLGHIGEIMNLWIHTADAEAEWTSGLIERIEGGAYTFSGEGEPFVGVLAEGEENPYGTGERHPGDAH, encoded by the coding sequence ATGTCAGCGATCCGTCTCCTGGTGCTCGGCGCGGTCCGCCAGCACGGGCGGGCCCACGGCTACCAGGTGCGCAACGACCTGGAGTACTGGGGCGCGCACGAGTGGTCCAATGCCAAGCCCGGCTCGATCTACCACGCGCTCAAGCAGCTGGCCAAGCAGGGCCTGCTGCACGCGCACGAGATCGCGCCGTCCACGGCCGGCGGCCCGCCGCGCACGGAGTACGAGATCACCGACACGGGCACCGAGGAGTACCTCAGGCTGGTGCGCGAGGCGCTGACCTCGTACGACCAGAAGATGGACGTCAAGTCGGCGGCCATCGGCTTCATGGTCGACCTCCCGCGCGGCGAGGCGGTGGCTCTCCTGAAGGAGCGGATCCGCCGCATCGAGGAGTGGCGCTCCGCGGTCACCGAGCACTACGTCCCCGAGGACGGCCCCGAACAACTCGGCCACATCGGGGAGATCATGAACCTGTGGATCCACACGGCCGATGCGGAGGCCGAGTGGACCAGTGGTCTGATCGAGCGGATCGAGGGCGGGGCGTACACGTTCTCGGGGGAGGGCGAGCCTTTCGTCGGGGTGCTGGCGGAGGGTGAGGAGAACCCGTACGGGACGGGGGAGCGGCACCCGGGAGATGCGCACTAA
- a CDS encoding ion channel protein: MAQDTAPQAPTAPATPARVLLPLILPALVVGVAAGLLFLGVSEAAEQLEGVLWEDLPDALGVGRYSAAWMLIMLTATGVAVGLVVWKVPGHAGPDPATTGLEAPVLPPVVLPGLLLAAALMLAGGPSLGPENPIIAVNVGLAFWLGSRLLPRTPGPLWAMLAEAATIGALFGTPVAAALVISEAFAGRQLRGRLWDNVFAPLVSAAAGAITTDLVAHPTFDLDLPAFHGPRWSDLLAAVVVASVAALLGMCAVRAFPYVHGAFARLRHPMLALPAGGLVLGLLGALGGHLTLFKGLDEVAELARDPDGWSAGEFATMTVVKLAALVVAASCGFRGGRIFPAVFIGTALGLCAHALVPEVHPALGVATGVLGVLLAITRQGWLSLFTAAVLVASPPIFALLCIASLPAWLLVTGRQQMQLREDGTPIR; this comes from the coding sequence GTGGCTCAGGACACCGCGCCGCAGGCGCCCACCGCCCCGGCGACCCCGGCACGCGTCCTGTTGCCCTTGATCCTCCCCGCCCTCGTCGTGGGCGTGGCCGCGGGCCTGCTGTTCTTAGGGGTGAGCGAGGCCGCCGAGCAACTCGAGGGCGTGCTGTGGGAGGACCTGCCGGACGCGCTGGGCGTCGGCCGGTACTCCGCGGCGTGGATGCTCATCATGCTCACCGCGACCGGCGTCGCCGTGGGCCTCGTGGTGTGGAAGGTGCCGGGGCACGCGGGGCCCGACCCGGCCACCACGGGGCTGGAGGCGCCGGTGCTCCCGCCCGTGGTGCTTCCCGGTCTGCTGCTCGCCGCCGCGCTGATGCTGGCGGGCGGGCCCAGCCTCGGCCCGGAGAACCCGATCATCGCGGTGAACGTCGGGCTGGCGTTCTGGCTGGGCAGCCGGCTGCTTCCCCGGACGCCGGGCCCGCTGTGGGCGATGCTGGCGGAGGCGGCGACGATCGGTGCGCTGTTCGGTACGCCGGTGGCGGCGGCGCTGGTCATCTCCGAGGCCTTCGCCGGACGGCAGCTCAGGGGGCGGCTGTGGGACAACGTGTTCGCGCCGCTGGTCTCGGCCGCCGCGGGCGCCATCACGACCGACCTCGTGGCGCATCCGACGTTCGACCTGGACCTGCCCGCGTTCCACGGGCCCCGCTGGAGCGACCTGCTGGCGGCGGTCGTGGTCGCGTCCGTGGCGGCGCTGCTCGGCATGTGCGCGGTCCGCGCCTTCCCGTACGTGCACGGCGCGTTCGCGCGACTGCGGCATCCGATGCTGGCGCTTCCGGCGGGTGGGCTCGTCCTGGGCCTGCTGGGGGCCCTGGGCGGCCATCTGACGCTCTTCAAGGGGCTGGACGAGGTCGCGGAGCTGGCGCGCGATCCCGACGGCTGGTCGGCCGGGGAGTTCGCCACGATGACGGTGGTGAAGCTGGCCGCGCTGGTCGTCGCCGCGTCCTGCGGCTTCCGGGGCGGGCGCATCTTCCCTGCCGTGTTCATCGGCACCGCCCTCGGCCTGTGCGCGCACGCCCTCGTACCCGAGGTCCATCCGGCGCTCGGTGTGGCGACCGGTGTGCTCGGCGTCCTCCTCGCCATCACCCGGCAGGGCTGGCTGAGCCTGTTCACGGCCGCCGTGCTGGTCGCCTCACCCCCGATCTTCGCCCTGCTCTGCATCGCCTCGCTGCCGGCCTGGCTCCTGGTGACGGGGCGGCAGCAGATGCAGTTGCGGGAGGACGGGACTCCGATCCGCTGA
- a CDS encoding MerR family transcriptional regulator has translation MSYSVGQVAGFAGVTVRTLHHYDDIGLLAPSERSHAGHRRYSDADLDRLQQILFYRELGFPLDEVAALLDDPDADPRAHLRRRHELLTARIEKLQNMAAAVEHAMEARKMGINLTPEEKFEVFGDKDPEQYAEEAEQRWGGTEAYAESQRRAARYTKDDWKRMQAEVASWGERYDALMAAGEPPTGERAMDLAEEHRQHITRWFYACTYEMHQGLAGMYVSDERFKAFHDSMRPGLAEHLKEAVAANAARRTT, from the coding sequence GTGAGCTACTCCGTGGGACAGGTCGCAGGCTTCGCCGGAGTCACGGTGCGCACCCTGCACCACTACGACGACATCGGCCTGCTCGCTCCGAGCGAGCGCAGCCACGCGGGGCACCGGCGTTACAGCGACGCCGACCTCGACCGGCTGCAGCAGATCCTGTTCTACCGGGAGCTCGGCTTCCCGCTCGACGAGGTCGCCGCCCTGCTCGACGACCCGGATGCGGACCCGCGCGCACACCTGCGCCGCCGGCACGAACTGCTGACCGCCCGGATCGAGAAGCTGCAGAACATGGCCGCGGCCGTGGAGCACGCCATGGAGGCACGCAAGATGGGCATCAACCTCACGCCCGAAGAGAAGTTCGAGGTCTTCGGCGACAAGGACCCCGAGCAGTACGCCGAGGAGGCCGAGCAGCGCTGGGGCGGCACTGAGGCGTACGCCGAGTCCCAGCGCCGCGCGGCCCGCTACACCAAGGACGACTGGAAGCGCATGCAGGCCGAGGTGGCCTCCTGGGGCGAGCGCTACGACGCCCTGATGGCGGCCGGCGAGCCGCCGACCGGCGAGCGGGCCATGGACCTGGCCGAGGAACACCGGCAGCACATCACCCGGTGGTTCTACGCATGCACCTACGAGATGCACCAGGGCCTCGCCGGGATGTACGTCTCCGACGAGCGCTTCAAGGCCTTCCACGACTCCATGCGACCGGGTCTCGCCGAGCACCTCAAGGAGGCCGTCGCGGCGAACGCGGCCCGGCGGACGACGTGA
- a CDS encoding ATP-binding cassette domain-containing protein has protein sequence MADTAITVEGARKAYGDKHALDGLDLTVTRGTVHAVLGPNGAGKTTLVRVLSTLLRPDAGRIEVAGYDVVARAREVRFRIGLLGQHAALDEELSGRQNLEMFARLYHLGGRRARVRACELLERFGLSDTGRKPVRSYSGGMRRRLDLAASLIGDKHSTEPEVLFLDEPTTGLDPRGRAEVWAAVRSLVGGGTTVLLTTQYLEEADQLADRISVVEHGRVIADGTADALKAATGGDRIDVVLRDGGQLGAAVALLPVPATGVSVDVDRRLLSAPVTDRMAALSGVVRALERAGIEAEDIALRRPTLDEVFLHLTGRGDRTEDAA, from the coding sequence GTGGCCGACACGGCGATCACCGTCGAAGGCGCACGGAAGGCGTACGGCGACAAGCACGCACTGGACGGGCTCGACCTGACGGTCACCCGCGGCACGGTGCACGCGGTGCTCGGCCCCAACGGCGCGGGCAAGACGACCCTGGTCCGTGTCCTGTCCACCCTGCTGCGGCCCGACGCCGGCCGCATCGAGGTGGCCGGGTACGACGTGGTGGCCCGGGCCCGCGAGGTCCGCTTCCGCATCGGTCTGCTCGGCCAGCACGCGGCCCTCGACGAGGAACTCAGCGGCCGGCAGAACCTGGAGATGTTCGCTCGCCTGTACCACCTGGGCGGCCGCCGTGCGCGCGTGCGGGCCTGCGAGCTCCTGGAGCGCTTCGGGCTGAGCGACACAGGCCGCAAGCCGGTGCGCTCCTACAGCGGAGGTATGCGGCGCCGACTGGACCTCGCGGCCTCGCTCATCGGTGACAAGCACAGCACCGAACCGGAGGTGCTGTTCCTCGACGAACCGACCACGGGCCTCGACCCGCGCGGCCGCGCCGAGGTCTGGGCGGCCGTCCGCTCCCTGGTCGGCGGCGGTACGACGGTCCTGCTCACCACCCAGTACCTGGAGGAGGCCGACCAACTCGCCGACCGCATCTCGGTGGTCGAGCACGGCCGTGTCATCGCCGACGGCACGGCGGACGCGCTGAAGGCGGCCACCGGCGGCGACCGCATCGACGTCGTCCTGCGCGACGGAGGCCAACTGGGCGCGGCGGTCGCCCTGCTGCCCGTCCCCGCCACGGGCGTCTCCGTCGACGTCGACCGCCGCCTGCTCAGCGCCCCGGTCACCGACCGCATGGCCGCGCTCTCCGGCGTCGTACGGGCCCTGGAGCGGGCCGGCATCGAGGCCGAGGACATCGCCCTGCGCCGCCCGACGCTGGACGAGGTGTTTCTGCATCTGACGGGACGGGGCGACCGTACGGAGGACGCCGCATGA
- a CDS encoding threonine/serine exporter ThrE family protein: MTEAEDRKPRSDEARGTFESEITSEFAVPEGLAVPRGGGESETTSEFAVPEGLAVPQQASAEAEGSAFSPPRTYRAKDAPPAFTPPTGIPAVSLAKDVPWQDRMRTMLRMPVAERPAPEPVQKAEEGGPAVPRVLDLTLRIGELLLAGGEGAEDVEAAMFAVCRSYGLDRCEPNVTFTLLSISYQPSLVDDPVSAARTVRRRGTDYTRLAAVFRLVDDLSDPETHISLEEAYRRLAEIRRNRHPYPTWVLTSASGLLAGAASVLVGGDLIVFVAAALGAMLGDRLAWLCAGRGLPEFYQFTAAAMPPAAMGVALTLAHVDVKASAVITGGLFALLPGRALVAGVQDGLTGFYITAAARLLEVMYFFVGIVVGVLLILYLGVKLGAHLNPDAALGIAERPLWQIGASMLLSLTFAVLLQQERSTVLAVTLNGGVAWAVYGAMHYAGDISPVASTAVAAGLVGLFGQLLSRYRFASALPYTTAAIGPLLPGSAVYFGLLSIAQNDVDEGLVSLTKAAALSMAIAIGVNLGSEISRLFLRIPGASAAGRRAAKRTRGF, from the coding sequence GTGACGGAGGCGGAGGACCGCAAGCCGCGGTCGGACGAGGCCAGGGGCACGTTCGAGTCCGAGATCACCTCGGAGTTCGCCGTTCCCGAAGGGCTCGCCGTCCCCCGGGGCGGCGGTGAGTCCGAGACCACGTCGGAGTTCGCCGTCCCGGAGGGGCTGGCCGTGCCCCAGCAGGCGTCCGCGGAGGCCGAGGGGTCGGCGTTCAGTCCGCCGCGCACCTACCGGGCCAAGGACGCCCCGCCCGCGTTCACGCCGCCGACCGGCATCCCGGCGGTCAGCCTGGCCAAGGACGTGCCCTGGCAGGACCGGATGCGCACGATGCTGCGCATGCCGGTGGCCGAGCGGCCGGCGCCGGAGCCGGTGCAGAAGGCCGAGGAGGGCGGACCCGCCGTCCCGCGTGTGCTCGACCTGACGTTGCGTATCGGCGAGTTGCTGCTGGCGGGCGGTGAGGGCGCCGAGGACGTCGAGGCGGCGATGTTCGCGGTCTGCCGGTCCTACGGCCTCGACCGCTGCGAGCCGAACGTCACCTTCACCCTGCTGTCGATCTCCTACCAGCCGTCCCTGGTGGACGACCCGGTGTCCGCGGCGCGGACCGTGCGGCGCCGCGGCACCGACTACACGCGCCTCGCGGCCGTCTTCCGGCTCGTCGACGACCTCAGCGACCCGGAGACCCACATCTCCCTGGAGGAGGCCTACCGGCGGCTCGCGGAGATCCGCCGCAACCGGCACCCGTACCCCACCTGGGTGCTGACCTCCGCCAGCGGGCTGCTCGCGGGCGCGGCCTCCGTGCTCGTCGGCGGTGATCTCATCGTGTTCGTGGCGGCGGCGCTCGGCGCGATGCTCGGCGACCGGCTGGCCTGGCTGTGCGCGGGGCGCGGGCTGCCGGAGTTCTACCAGTTCACGGCGGCCGCGATGCCGCCCGCGGCGATGGGTGTCGCGCTGACGCTGGCCCATGTCGACGTGAAGGCGTCAGCGGTCATCACCGGTGGGCTGTTCGCGCTGCTGCCCGGTCGGGCGCTGGTGGCGGGCGTGCAGGACGGGCTGACCGGCTTCTACATCACCGCGGCCGCCCGCCTGCTGGAGGTCATGTACTTCTTCGTGGGCATCGTCGTCGGGGTGCTGCTGATCCTCTATCTCGGCGTGAAGCTCGGCGCCCACCTCAACCCCGACGCCGCCCTCGGCATCGCCGAGCGGCCGCTGTGGCAGATCGGCGCGTCGATGCTGCTGTCGCTGACCTTCGCGGTGCTGTTGCAGCAGGAACGGTCCACGGTGCTGGCGGTGACGCTGAACGGGGGTGTCGCCTGGGCGGTGTACGGCGCGATGCACTACGCCGGGGACATCTCGCCGGTCGCGTCCACTGCCGTGGCGGCGGGCCTGGTGGGGCTGTTCGGGCAGTTGCTGTCGCGGTACCGGTTCGCGTCGGCGTTGCCGTACACGACGGCGGCGATCGGCCCACTGTTGCCGGGGTCCGCCGTGTACTTCGGGCTGTTGTCGATCGCGCAGAACGATGTCGACGAGGGGCTGGTGTCGTTGACGAAGGCCGCGGCGCTGTCGATGGCCATCGCCATCGGGGTGAACCTGGGATCGGAGATCTCGCGGCTGTTCTTGAGGATCCCGGGGGCGAGCGCGGCGGGGCGCAGGGCGGCGAAGCGGACGCGGGGGTTCTGA